A region from the Triticum aestivum cultivar Chinese Spring chromosome 3D, IWGSC CS RefSeq v2.1, whole genome shotgun sequence genome encodes:
- the LOC100037523 gene encoding glutathione S-transferase 1, with product MAPVKLYGATLSWNVTRCVAALEEAGVEYELVPINFGTGEHKSPDHLARNPFGQVPALQDGDLYVFESRAICKYACRKNKPELLKEGDIKESAMVDVWLEVEAHQYTAALSPILFECLIHPMLGGATDQKVIDDNLVKIKNVLAVYEAHLSKSKYLAGDSLSLADLNHVSVTLCLAATPYASLFDAYPHVKAWWTDLLARPSVQKVAALMKP from the exons ATGGCTCCGGTGAAGCTGTACGGCGCGACCCTGTCGTGGAACGTCACCAGGTgcgtggcggcgctggaggaggccGGCGTCGAGTACGAGCTCGTCCCCATCAACTTCGGCACCGGCGAGCACAAGAGCCCCGACCACCTCGCCAGGAAC CCCTTTGGCCAGGTGCCAGCTTTGCAGGATGGTGACTTGTACGTCTTCG AATCACGTGCTATTTGCAAGTATGCGTGCCGCAAGAACAAGCCAGAGCTGTTGAAGGAGGGCGACATCAAGGAGTCAGCAATGGTGGATGTGTGGCTCGAGGTGGAGGCCCATCAGTACACCGCCGCTCTGAGCCCCATTCTCTTCGAGTGCCTTATCCATCCTATGCTTGGGGGAGCCACTGACCAGAAGGTCATTGACGACAACCTTGTTAAGATCAAGAACGTGCTGGCAGTGTACGAGGCGCACCTGAGCAAGTCCAAGTACCTGGCTGGAGACTCCCTCAGTCTTGCGGACCTTAACCATGTGTCTGTCACCCTGTGCTTGGCGGCTACACCCTACGCATCTCTGTTCGACGCGTACCCGCATGTGAAGGCCTGGTGGACTGACCTGTTGGCGAGGCCGTCCGTCCAGAAGGTCGCTGCGCTGATGAAGCCATGA